Proteins from a single region of Candidatus Rubrimentiphilum sp.:
- a CDS encoding ATP-binding protein: MSAAPVSPKVYDGPLLDPFTAPLDQLTYESLCEAFRDVGSETQRLEFKREIDPEELARQAVAMANGSGGLVVVGFDDPMEGTPLKPFSFPDKIDEPARRRLLSKIQSRVYPSLSLEAAGYTASNGNEKALVLRVASSMSAPHEHLNDRGRFLIRRGTAIAGMSLRELETMIRRRDGSADVSIIQRPNWHPMLSFDRSVSDGFVGAMLFPETIAEDEPLSKSRQNEIERIVGHVNKLTDAIPIPYPEGVLFERQLRPVSDRAVVIDESRGVRWSRRAYVGADGRLELRETEVEGSYEESLISVLCNLYQMGSQILLALGLGPRARCSLICHRTVGGLGAERLAGDGEFPFNVDFSSDTVVRMARRPLMYALRTAGKVTDPEDVEPKITKHWQYVAGGDLRTNWH, encoded by the coding sequence ATGTCTGCAGCCCCGGTTAGCCCGAAAGTCTACGATGGTCCTTTGCTCGACCCGTTTACAGCGCCGCTCGACCAACTCACGTACGAGTCGCTCTGCGAAGCTTTCAGAGATGTCGGATCCGAAACGCAGCGGTTGGAATTCAAGCGCGAAATCGATCCGGAGGAACTAGCCCGGCAGGCGGTCGCCATGGCAAACGGAAGCGGTGGACTGGTTGTGGTGGGCTTCGACGATCCTATGGAGGGTACGCCGCTCAAACCGTTCTCTTTTCCCGATAAGATCGACGAACCGGCCCGCCGGCGGCTTCTTAGTAAGATCCAGAGTCGAGTCTATCCGAGCTTATCGTTAGAAGCTGCGGGTTACACCGCGAGTAATGGCAACGAAAAAGCCCTAGTTCTCCGTGTCGCCTCGAGTATGTCTGCACCGCACGAACACTTGAATGATCGCGGGCGATTCTTAATTCGCCGCGGTACGGCGATCGCAGGCATGAGCTTGCGCGAACTCGAGACGATGATACGGCGCCGTGACGGTTCGGCCGATGTGTCCATAATACAGCGTCCTAATTGGCATCCGATGCTGTCGTTTGACCGTTCGGTCTCTGATGGGTTCGTCGGAGCCATGCTGTTTCCGGAAACCATTGCAGAAGATGAGCCGCTTTCAAAATCGCGTCAGAATGAAATTGAACGGATTGTTGGGCACGTAAATAAGCTGACCGATGCGATTCCGATTCCTTATCCGGAAGGTGTCCTTTTTGAGCGACAGCTCAGGCCGGTTTCCGACCGCGCGGTTGTGATCGACGAATCGCGAGGCGTTCGTTGGAGCCGGCGGGCCTACGTCGGTGCGGACGGCCGTCTCGAACTTCGCGAAACTGAGGTTGAAGGATCGTATGAAGAGTCGCTCATCAGCGTACTCTGCAATCTGTACCAAATGGGTTCGCAGATATTGCTTGCATTGGGCTTGGGCCCCCGGGCCCGCTGTTCGCTGATCTGTCATCGTACGGTCGGGGGTCTCGGCGCAGAACGGCTAGCTGGTGACGGCGAGTTCCCTTTCAATGTCGACTTTTCAAGCGACACGGTGGTGCGAATGGCTCGTCGACCCCTCATGTATGCGCTCAGAACCGCCGGAAAAGTAACCGACCCAGAAGATGTCGAGCCGAAAATTACCAAACACTGGCAGTATGTGGCTGGCGGCGACCTGCGAACGAACTGGCATTAA
- a CDS encoding HipA family kinase, which produces MKHVIASNVRRAHLGGTQPKWFVDADNKVYVVKAPADPAGAAHGGTNSKELFNELFACALADRIGLRVPEHALVEISDNANAGLPRGRHFGSVFLADYRPLPDGSHIVSTLDDYDARDLYLLLAFDELLRNPDRKAGDILVPDSANVSRPVKFLAIDHANAFTGSHWDAAHVAANRTGNSGYNDPWLFWGLSNTKLAMQAAERVSKSSSEFAAIVADVAACSGVDAAEQRAIADFLKARAHNLERWTLKALEIARKD; this is translated from the coding sequence ATGAAGCACGTCATCGCGAGCAATGTCCGTCGCGCACATCTGGGCGGGACTCAGCCAAAGTGGTTTGTCGATGCCGATAACAAAGTATACGTCGTGAAGGCACCGGCCGATCCTGCCGGCGCCGCTCATGGCGGCACGAACAGCAAGGAGCTGTTTAACGAGCTTTTCGCCTGTGCCCTGGCAGATCGCATAGGGCTTCGTGTCCCCGAACACGCGCTCGTTGAAATAAGTGACAATGCAAATGCCGGCCTTCCGCGAGGTCGCCACTTTGGCTCTGTTTTTTTGGCAGACTATCGGCCGCTTCCAGACGGCTCTCATATCGTCTCGACCCTGGATGACTACGACGCGCGCGATCTGTACTTGCTCTTAGCGTTTGACGAGCTGCTGCGGAATCCGGATCGGAAAGCTGGTGATATTCTAGTCCCAGATTCAGCGAATGTCAGTCGCCCGGTCAAATTCCTCGCCATCGATCACGCAAATGCGTTTACCGGCAGTCATTGGGATGCGGCCCATGTCGCCGCGAATCGCACCGGTAACTCAGGCTACAACGACCCCTGGCTATTTTGGGGGCTCAGTAATACGAAGTTGGCGATGCAAGCGGCGGAGCGGGTCTCGAAATCAAGTAGTGAGTTCGCGGCCATCGTCGCTGATGTTGCTGCCTGTTCCGGCGTCGACGCCGCCGAGCAACGTGCGATTGCGGATTTTCTGAAGGCGAGAGCGCATAATTTAGAACGTTGGACCTTGAAGGCGCTGGAGATAGCCCGCAAGGATTGA
- a CDS encoding helix-turn-helix transcriptional regulator translates to MPKSLGRAIKSMREQRNLQAKTLARAAHLSQATLTRLEKGEREGINLVTACRLAQALGVSLDELAAKAGLLDIPNVVYADVGGQGAQVAQAVDAAQKRLKAALKDLDRAGASLKKKV, encoded by the coding sequence ATGCCCAAATCCCTCGGCCGCGCGATCAAGTCCATGCGTGAGCAACGCAATCTGCAAGCCAAGACGCTAGCCCGCGCCGCGCACCTCAGCCAAGCCACGTTGACGCGCCTGGAAAAGGGCGAACGCGAAGGCATCAATCTAGTAACAGCCTGCCGGCTGGCGCAGGCTCTGGGTGTTTCTCTGGACGAGCTTGCCGCGAAGGCCGGCCTCTTGGATATCCCAAACGTCGTCTATGCCGACGTCGGCGGGCAGGGTGCTCAGGTCGCCCAAGCAGTGGACGCGGCTCAAAAACGCCTGAAGGCGGCTCTCAAAGATCTGGACCGCGCCGGCGCAAGCCTTAAGAAAAAGGTGTAG
- a CDS encoding recombinase family protein, which yields MKQQPKKKKFAPSTAWALLVVSDSGQAETLPHQEAWARETAERNDWAITRTFSGVSSGKHGTRALAGGMIVELEELPAESRPQRILMIRLERLGRGNGLEAMESFLRIRKLGIVVHTRLDGDVGYDRASELLFPVLRFFIGGLENEVRRDKLHAQYARRREANKTDPAIALSNRPPYGLQYVNGRYVEHLPEADTVRQIYDLRLEGYGSYTIAKRIRATAPPMILKGGRAVPQAWSADRVRQLVIKPAYRGTIVDVATWQSAQRRREVRRRTQKIEYPLGGALQCECGYTLAGHTGSSRSKGPWRNYHCSHLEKHDGRSRHHPIAKIDAQFVDLLQRLSADDALLERYVSNQNQGPSRKSLAAKLSARKRELGGVERSRRKIFEAFESGAISKSDLQWRLSDLTDVELALGSTVAAIENQLVTDDARTTKVDHARELVKKAAELWLSAEIEEKRALAKAVAVACGGLVVTLDGVLRVNGRR from the coding sequence ATGAAGCAGCAGCCGAAGAAGAAGAAGTTCGCACCGTCCACGGCGTGGGCGTTACTTGTCGTTTCGGATTCCGGGCAAGCCGAGACGCTGCCGCATCAAGAGGCTTGGGCGCGGGAAACCGCCGAGCGAAACGACTGGGCGATCACGCGCACGTTTTCCGGCGTCTCAAGCGGAAAACACGGAACGCGAGCCCTCGCTGGGGGGATGATTGTCGAACTCGAAGAGCTTCCGGCGGAGTCGCGGCCGCAACGCATATTGATGATACGCCTCGAACGGCTGGGACGCGGTAACGGGCTTGAGGCGATGGAAAGCTTTCTGCGCATCAGGAAGCTGGGGATAGTTGTCCACACCCGCCTAGATGGTGACGTCGGGTATGACCGGGCGAGCGAGCTGCTTTTTCCGGTTCTTCGGTTTTTTATCGGAGGACTCGAAAACGAGGTCCGCCGCGACAAGCTGCACGCGCAATATGCGCGCCGACGCGAAGCGAACAAAACCGACCCCGCGATTGCGTTAAGCAATCGCCCTCCCTATGGTTTGCAATATGTCAACGGACGCTATGTCGAGCATCTTCCTGAAGCCGACACGGTTCGCCAAATCTATGATCTACGATTGGAGGGCTATGGCAGTTATACGATAGCCAAACGCATTCGGGCGACAGCGCCGCCAATGATTCTAAAGGGTGGTCGCGCCGTTCCACAGGCCTGGTCGGCCGATCGTGTTCGCCAACTTGTCATCAAGCCTGCCTACCGTGGGACGATTGTTGACGTCGCGACCTGGCAGAGCGCGCAGCGCCGCCGCGAGGTTCGTCGCAGGACGCAGAAGATCGAGTATCCGCTCGGCGGCGCGCTCCAGTGCGAATGCGGCTACACCCTGGCCGGCCATACCGGCTCCAGTCGAAGCAAGGGTCCATGGCGCAACTATCATTGCTCGCACCTCGAGAAACACGACGGGCGTTCTCGTCACCACCCGATCGCAAAAATCGACGCACAATTCGTCGATCTGCTCCAGCGTCTGTCGGCAGACGACGCCTTACTCGAACGGTATGTTTCAAACCAGAATCAGGGCCCGAGCCGTAAGAGTCTCGCGGCAAAGCTGAGCGCACGCAAACGTGAATTGGGCGGGGTGGAGCGCAGCCGGCGCAAAATCTTCGAAGCATTCGAAAGCGGTGCGATTTCCAAGAGCGACCTGCAGTGGCGACTTTCGGATCTCACTGACGTCGAGCTCGCTTTGGGGTCGACGGTCGCCGCGATTGAGAATCAGTTAGTAACCGATGATGCCAGGACAACCAAGGTTGACCATGCCCGGGAACTAGTTAAAAAGGCGGCCGAACTCTGGCTTTCCGCTGAGATCGAAGAAAAGCGAGCGTTGGCGAAAGCTGTAGCAGTCGCGTGCGGCGGTTTAGTTGTCACGCTGGATGGCGTCTTGAGGGTCAATGGACGTCGCTAG
- a CDS encoding GAF domain-containing protein, with protein sequence MRWLVICLSAFILCTAYNYAELNQLQILVHASRAVPSTQSTPNVLVHRPPVSNGHRTTKNPSKVAHAPAPSGSTALLGPSEPAQYARLDQATRLSLSWVRFWKIEALILIFFLVAVAIYAFFAARFGADVSDKDAMRSMQLLLILVGVGGSLAHIFWTETKGSASYVPAFDLVALGWVALALLGFLLPRLEEFGFAGATFKLKDTIKNIGALTESATELLRNWAESINLLAGWLVDDPVLAPDRIFGFIRDRAGEATEWLSAPGDDGFMLSVWNYDQNGLQVLYPKKIGEAPVHARIWRVGEGCLGQAFLEQRLWNEKNAKALPAFVPVHNEYQDYKGILLVPIRYENQKLGMLCVRRKQETYFAPEQENVACALAQVLAYAMGSAAARSALKIAAAAAQSKTPG encoded by the coding sequence ATGCGCTGGCTTGTAATATGTTTGTCTGCATTTATTTTGTGTACGGCGTATAACTACGCGGAGCTCAATCAGCTTCAGATCTTAGTCCATGCCAGCCGCGCGGTTCCGAGCACGCAATCGACTCCAAACGTGCTCGTGCACAGACCGCCCGTTTCGAATGGACATCGCACGACGAAAAATCCCTCCAAGGTCGCACACGCTCCCGCGCCTTCTGGGAGCACGGCCTTGTTGGGGCCATCCGAGCCGGCGCAGTATGCGCGCCTTGATCAGGCCACGCGCCTGTCGCTCTCGTGGGTTCGTTTTTGGAAAATCGAGGCGCTGATCCTCATTTTTTTCCTGGTTGCCGTTGCAATTTATGCTTTTTTTGCTGCGCGTTTCGGCGCCGACGTATCAGACAAGGACGCCATGCGCAGCATGCAATTGCTGCTGATTCTTGTTGGTGTTGGCGGAAGTCTAGCGCACATATTCTGGACCGAAACCAAGGGCTCGGCGAGTTATGTCCCCGCGTTTGATCTTGTTGCTCTGGGTTGGGTCGCGTTAGCATTGTTAGGATTTTTGCTTCCCAGACTCGAGGAGTTCGGCTTTGCCGGCGCGACGTTCAAACTCAAGGATACGATTAAGAACATCGGGGCGTTGACCGAGAGCGCGACCGAGCTATTACGGAACTGGGCGGAGTCTATCAACCTGCTAGCTGGATGGTTGGTCGACGATCCTGTGCTCGCCCCGGATAGAATCTTCGGATTTATTCGTGATCGTGCGGGTGAAGCAACAGAGTGGCTGAGCGCTCCGGGCGACGACGGTTTCATGCTGTCGGTTTGGAATTACGACCAAAACGGCTTACAGGTTCTCTATCCGAAGAAAATTGGCGAAGCGCCCGTGCACGCTCGGATTTGGCGGGTCGGCGAGGGTTGCTTAGGGCAAGCATTTCTCGAGCAACGGCTGTGGAATGAAAAGAACGCGAAGGCGTTACCGGCCTTCGTCCCTGTTCATAATGAATATCAGGATTACAAAGGGATTCTCTTGGTGCCGATTCGCTACGAGAATCAGAAATTGGGAATGTTGTGCGTGCGACGCAAACAAGAAACGTACTTTGCGCCGGAGCAGGAGAATGTAGCTTGCGCGTTAGCGCAGGTCTTGGCATATGCCATGGGGAGCGCAGCGGCGCGCTCGGCTCTGAAGATCGCTGCAGCAGCCGCTCAAAGCAAAACGCCCGGCTAG
- a CDS encoding LuxR C-terminal-related transcriptional regulator has product MFAELFAPLDRGKAAFYLAQFGSPGTLRDPLLNFASGDERLQAIAKYVHGVVELTLDHRKQGLRSLRDSFAIFDRVGYDWRAGRAALRIYEATRDRSILAIAREKLKNYTASWLGQDLMKVTKGGVDLTRMQEKVFLEICRGFSTTEIATRLKLSESTVRNHLRLVFESFGVNRRTALLAEASKRGLLP; this is encoded by the coding sequence TTGTTCGCCGAGCTTTTCGCGCCGCTCGATCGCGGAAAGGCAGCCTTCTATTTGGCTCAATTCGGATCTCCGGGCACTTTACGTGATCCGTTGCTCAATTTTGCTTCCGGCGACGAACGTTTGCAGGCGATTGCGAAATATGTCCACGGAGTCGTTGAACTCACGCTGGATCACCGCAAGCAAGGGCTACGTTCCCTTCGCGACAGTTTCGCGATCTTCGACCGAGTTGGATATGATTGGCGGGCTGGCCGAGCCGCCTTACGCATCTATGAGGCTACGCGCGATCGCTCGATTCTTGCAATCGCACGCGAAAAACTCAAGAACTATACCGCGAGCTGGCTTGGACAAGACTTGATGAAAGTCACTAAAGGTGGCGTTGACCTGACGCGGATGCAGGAGAAGGTATTTTTGGAAATCTGCCGCGGATTCTCTACGACTGAAATCGCGACGCGGCTTAAACTCAGCGAATCTACCGTGCGAAACCATTTGAGGTTGGTGTTTGAATCTTTTGGCGTGAACCGTCGCACGGCGCTCTTAGCGGAAGCATCGAAACGCGGATTGCTTCCATAA